The Clarias gariepinus isolate MV-2021 ecotype Netherlands chromosome 4, CGAR_prim_01v2, whole genome shotgun sequence genome window below encodes:
- the LOC128520931 gene encoding uncharacterized protein LOC128520931, with translation MKGSVLIPCTTAFLLFVLLQASLILYGSAVETSTNSTDYPMNITSNMTVMNNMTLNTTVAPPAYNTTTGTNGTNSTMVSCRVLSCNYSACYSTFMSTNVTTCSAAENLCELRRDGDATYSVRCTSTCLSACANTSQNNCSINCCSDNCVNFTLNSFLNSSVIMTTTMTPTTTITTAKSSTVASTTMATNGKKCNKFTCNGDNCYQGNANVGMCAPGQNYCMLKKTSVVTVMTWTASCVEDCSKETVCTSYNTNCILECCNANTTTSCLKLNGQTYILGSGVMAPCSYMPLLLSSFFIWLMIMGRSTD, from the exons atgaagggcTCTGTACTAATACCTTGCACTACTG ctttccttctttttgttttattgcaagCAAGTTTGATTTTGTATGGAAGTGCAGTGGAAACTTCCACAAATTCCACAGATTATCCAATGAATATTACTTCCAATATGACTGTAATGAATAATATGACTTTAAATACTACAGTGGCTCCCCCAGCTTACAACACCACTACAG GCACAAATGGCACAAACTCAACAATG GTATCCTGTCGAGTCCTCTCTTGTAATTACTCAgcatgctacagtacatttatgaGCACAAATGTCACCACTTGCTCTGCTGCTGAAAATCTCTGTGAG CTGAGAAGAGATGGCGATGCAACATATTCGGTGAGGTGCACAAGCACCTGTCTTAGTGCCTGTGCAAACACCTCTCAGAACAACTGCTCCATTAATTGTTGCTCTGACAATTGTGTCAACTTCACTCTAAACAGCTTTCTCAACTCTTCTGTCATAA TGACTACTACAATGACTCCGACTACCACCATCACCACGGCTAAGAGTTCTACTGTTGCATCCACTACTATGGCAACCAAT GGCAAGAAGTGTAATAAGTTTACCTGTAATGGAGACAACTGCTATCAAGGCAATGCTAATGTTGGGATGTGTGCTCCTGGTCAGAACTACTGTATg CTGAAAAAGACATCAGTTGTAACTGTAATGACCTGGACAGCAAGCTGTGTTGAGGACTGCAGTAAAGAGACAGTGTGCACATCCTACAATACCAACTGCATCCTAGAGTGTTGTAATGCTAATACCACAACTTCCTGCCTCAAGCTGAATGGCCAAACTTACATTCTTGGCTCTGGCGTTATGGCTCCATGCTCTTACATGCCACTTCTGTTGTCTTCATTTTTCATTTGGTTAATGATAATGGGAAGATCGACAGATTAG